Part of the Tidjanibacter massiliensis genome is shown below.
CCGCACCCGCCGGCTCGCTTTCGGCCCCTCGAAATGCGAGGTGAGTTTTACTTATCTATTCTAAACATCCTAACCTTTCATCTTCATCCTATTATGCAGCGATTTCTCATTTTCATCACGGTGCTGGGCACGCTGTGGCTGTGCGCATGCCAGAAGACCGAGCCGGAGGAGCTCCGGTTCCAGCCCTCACCGTCCGTACCCGAGGCGGGGACCGTACCTTTGCAACTCTCTTTCGGTGTCGTGGAACAGCGCATCGTCGATACCGACGACCCATACGACGATACTATACCGAAAACCCGAGTGGTAAACGGCCGTCCGGATAATGTAAACCTTTACATTTTTAACGAAACGGCGGAGTATGCCTACCATGCGTATCTGACCAAGTCGTCGTTGCCGCCGACGGTAGCCGTACCCAAAGGAGCGTGCCGGATTTACTGCATCGGCAATCTGGGGTACGACATGGGGGAACAGACACCCGCACAACTGACACAGTTCTGCTTTCAGGCGGCAGATCCTGAAAAAGATTTTCCGCCGCGTCATGCGACCTTGCTGTCCCAAAAGCTGGAAGTCACCATAGACCGGCAAACGACACTCGACATCGAATTGGAGCGAATATTCGTGTTGCTGAGCGTCAATATAAAACTCGACAAGACCCTCGACAGCGACGCCCGCATCCTGCATGTCGTTCCGTATAATATTCCTGCGAAGAATATGCTTTTTGCAGAAAACAGACTCGGCGGTTCGGGAGAGGTCGTCGCCTATCCGATAAACGATAAGAGCGGCAGTTCGCTGCGGAGTTATTATACGTCCTTTTATCTGCTTGAAAACATCCAGAATCCCGTTCCGACCATCACCGACTACCGGGACCGCACGGCTGTTTTGTCTCCCCGATATGCCGCCTATGTGGTTGTACGGGTCGAAATACGGGGCAACCTGTTCGATTACCGTATTTATCTGGGAAATGGAGACCCTTCGGATTTCAGCATACGCCGCAATAACCATTATCAGTACATCATCACGATCTTCGGGACCAATTCGAGCGATTACCGTATCTCCAAAACCCAAGTTACCTTCTGGTCGGGGCACGATGAAGAGCGTTACCGCAATACGCTGGCATGGAAGGCAGGCGCCGCCTGCGGCAAGCTGCAAATTCTGACCGAACGCTTCGATACGGGCAATGAAATACAGGTATCTTACAAGAAAGTTTCGGGAACATTCAAGTCCCAATGGCAGATGCAGTACAAACGCTCGAAAGACAGCGAATACAAAAACTGGCAGCCGGGAGAGTGGATTACCGTTCATGACGGAAACGGATTAAGCAACACGTTTTTGAAATTCATCAATTCGGATGGGGAAACCCGGTGGCAGACGGTC
Proteins encoded:
- a CDS encoding DUF4906 domain-containing protein, encoding MQRFLIFITVLGTLWLCACQKTEPEELRFQPSPSVPEAGTVPLQLSFGVVEQRIVDTDDPYDDTIPKTRVVNGRPDNVNLYIFNETAEYAYHAYLTKSSLPPTVAVPKGACRIYCIGNLGYDMGEQTPAQLTQFCFQAADPEKDFPPRHATLLSQKLEVTIDRQTTLDIELERIFVLLSVNIKLDKTLDSDARILHVVPYNIPAKNMLFAENRLGGSGEVVAYPINDKSGSSLRSYYTSFYLLENIQNPVPTITDYRDRTAVLSPRYAAYVVVRVEIRGNLFDYRIYLGNGDPSDFSIRRNNHYQYIITIFGTNSSDYRISKTQVTFWSGHDEERYRNTLAWKAGAACGKLQILTERFDTGNEIQVSYKKVSGTFKSQWQMQYKRSKDSEYKNWQPGEWITVHDGNGLSNTFLKFINSDGETRWQTVNNYFTFTLRDERGATYNYTVSTNPSDLT